The Kiritimatiellia bacterium genome contains a region encoding:
- the lpdA gene encoding dihydrolipoyl dehydrogenase, whose translation MYDLIVIGAGPGGYVAAERAGSRGLRVLLIEQAKLGGVCLNEGCIPSKTLLNSAKLYHYAVHGEAYGVRAANVSFDWAAAQARKEEVMKTLRNGIAGLMKKYKVDVLFGSARLVGPRTVAVNGQTHEGRAVILATGSSPARPPIPGIDLPGVVDSTGLLNLERLPRSLVVIGGGVIGCEFACCFGSLGVPVTVIEMMPEICPQIDAEISRTLRAELSKKNIEFHVSAKVLEITADSVRFEKGGKEQSVPRDIVLVSTGRVPNVKGLGLEEARIEFDRRGIRVDDRCATNQPGVYAIGDCTGRAWLAHTASRMGEVVVNNLTGRPDRMRWHAIPGVVYTNPEVAVVGLSEADAAARGIPVKVVKWPMTANGRFLAEHAAERGLAKMVVHADTGVLLGAHLIGGACSEMIFGCAALIELEARVPEIEELVFPHPTASETMRDAVFSLH comes from the coding sequence ATGTACGACCTCATTGTTATCGGCGCTGGACCCGGCGGGTATGTGGCGGCGGAACGCGCGGGATCCCGAGGGCTGCGCGTCCTGCTGATTGAACAGGCGAAGCTCGGTGGCGTGTGCCTCAACGAGGGCTGTATCCCTTCCAAAACGCTGCTCAATTCGGCCAAGCTTTACCATTACGCCGTGCACGGCGAAGCCTATGGCGTGCGCGCTGCCAATGTCTCCTTCGACTGGGCCGCCGCGCAGGCGCGCAAGGAAGAGGTGATGAAAACCTTGCGAAACGGCATCGCGGGACTGATGAAAAAATACAAGGTCGATGTCCTTTTCGGTTCTGCGCGCCTGGTCGGCCCCCGGACCGTCGCCGTCAACGGACAGACCCATGAAGGCCGTGCGGTGATCCTGGCGACGGGGTCGTCGCCGGCAAGGCCGCCAATCCCCGGCATCGACCTGCCGGGCGTTGTCGATTCGACGGGCCTGCTCAATCTGGAGCGGCTTCCCCGAAGTCTGGTGGTCATCGGGGGCGGGGTGATCGGCTGTGAGTTCGCCTGCTGCTTCGGGTCCTTGGGCGTGCCCGTCACGGTCATCGAGATGATGCCCGAGATCTGCCCGCAGATCGATGCGGAGATTTCGCGGACACTCCGCGCCGAATTGTCGAAGAAAAACATCGAGTTTCACGTCTCGGCAAAGGTTCTGGAGATCACCGCCGATTCCGTTCGTTTCGAGAAAGGCGGCAAGGAACAGTCCGTCCCGCGGGACATCGTGCTCGTATCGACGGGGCGCGTCCCGAATGTAAAGGGCCTGGGCTTGGAAGAGGCGCGCATCGAATTTGACCGCCGCGGCATCCGCGTGGACGACCGCTGCGCCACCAATCAGCCGGGGGTTTACGCCATTGGCGATTGCACCGGCCGCGCGTGGCTGGCCCACACCGCCAGCCGAATGGGGGAGGTCGTCGTCAACAACCTGACCGGCCGGCCCGATCGGATGCGTTGGCATGCCATTCCGGGCGTCGTCTACACGAATCCGGAGGTCGCCGTCGTCGGCCTGAGCGAGGCCGATGCCGCCGCGCGTGGCATCCCCGTAAAGGTGGTGAAATGGCCCATGACCGCCAACGGCCGATTCCTCGCGGAGCATGCTGCGGAGCGCGGCTTAGCGAAGATGGTGGTTCACGCGGATACAGGGGTCCTGCTCGGCGCTCACCTAATTGGTGGCGCGTGTTCGGAAATGATCTTTGGATGCGCGGCGCTCATCGAACTGGAGGCGCGCGTGCCGGAAATTGAAGAACTGGTCTTCCCGCACCCCACGGCATCCGAGACGATGCGCGACGCAGTCTTTTCTCTGCACTGA
- a CDS encoding 2-oxo acid dehydrogenase subunit E2, which yields MAVPIIMPRQGQSVESCILVKWLVKPGDTVVEGQPVASIETDKATFEVPAPAGGTVVELFFPEGADIPVLTHIGAIGAPGEDVSALRPAGAAPAAAPAPASPAPGAAASPATAAPAPKEPAAPSGSVGVSPRARKASARAGIDPSALAGSGPGGRVIERDVLAAAATVPPLTAAARAAGASTPDALPRRGSGLGGRITAADRLAPPEAGAAAALEPAAIEAGTKREIPVKGIRKIIADRMRQSLSTTAQLTLHARADLSVVQAFRARAKAQGEAFGLPKLTINDLVCYAALHALKKHPSLNAHFLGDRIVEFGAVNLGVAVDTPRGLMVPVIHGADRLSIAALSAAIRERAEACQAGSINPDLLTGGTFTVTNLGALGIDYFTPVLNAPEVAILGVGGISLQPARRPDGSVAFVETISFSLTIDHQAVDGAPAARFLQDLVAAIEHIDLLLAAPPASSSSSGKA from the coding sequence ATGGCCGTACCCATCATCATGCCGAGGCAGGGGCAATCGGTTGAAAGCTGCATTCTCGTCAAATGGCTGGTGAAGCCCGGTGACACGGTGGTCGAGGGCCAGCCGGTGGCGAGCATTGAGACGGACAAGGCCACGTTCGAGGTCCCCGCACCGGCGGGTGGGACTGTTGTGGAATTGTTTTTCCCGGAGGGCGCGGACATTCCCGTATTGACCCATATCGGCGCGATCGGGGCGCCCGGCGAAGATGTTTCGGCCTTGCGTCCGGCGGGGGCCGCGCCTGCGGCTGCTCCCGCGCCGGCGAGCCCGGCGCCCGGGGCCGCGGCTTCGCCCGCAACCGCAGCGCCCGCGCCCAAAGAACCGGCAGCGCCATCGGGTTCGGTTGGCGTGTCTCCGCGCGCGCGTAAGGCGTCTGCCCGGGCGGGGATTGATCCTTCTGCGCTCGCGGGAAGCGGACCCGGCGGACGGGTGATTGAACGCGATGTTCTTGCGGCGGCCGCGACAGTTCCGCCTTTGACCGCGGCAGCCCGTGCGGCAGGGGCTTCGACTCCCGATGCGCTGCCGCGGCGCGGGAGCGGGCTGGGCGGCCGGATCACGGCGGCGGACCGGTTGGCTCCGCCGGAGGCCGGCGCAGCCGCGGCCTTGGAGCCCGCCGCGATAGAGGCCGGAACGAAGCGCGAGATCCCGGTGAAGGGCATTCGCAAGATCATCGCCGACCGGATGCGCCAATCCCTCTCGACGACCGCGCAGCTCACGCTGCACGCCCGCGCGGACCTCTCCGTCGTGCAGGCGTTTCGAGCCAGGGCCAAGGCGCAGGGCGAGGCATTTGGCCTGCCGAAACTCACCATCAACGATTTGGTGTGCTATGCCGCGCTTCACGCGCTGAAGAAACACCCGTCCCTCAACGCGCATTTCCTCGGCGATCGAATCGTGGAGTTCGGCGCCGTAAACCTCGGTGTGGCTGTCGACACGCCGCGCGGCTTGATGGTCCCGGTGATCCACGGGGCCGATCGGCTCTCCATCGCCGCGTTATCGGCAGCAATCCGCGAGCGCGCGGAAGCCTGCCAGGCGGGCTCGATCAATCCGGATCTGCTGACAGGCGGGACCTTCACCGTGACCAACCTTGGCGCGCTGGGGATCGATTATTTCACGCCGGTGCTCAATGCGCCGGAGGTCGCCATCCTCGGGGTAGGTGGCATTTCGCTTCAGCCCGCGCGCCGGCCCGATGGGTCCGTGGCGTTTGTCGAAACCATCAGCTTCAGTTTGACGATCGACCATCAGGCGGTCGACGGCGCACCGGCGGCGCGCTTCCTCCAGGATCTCGTCGCGGCGATCGAGCACATCGACCTGCTGCTCGCCGCGCCTCCCGCATCGTCTTCTTCGTCAGGAAAGGCATGA
- a CDS encoding DeoR/GlpR family DNA-binding transcription regulator, which produces MINSGQRDLAWERHQRLRAFIRQRGAARVEEIVRALGISPATARRDLETLEAAGHIRRVHGGAVSAELPVDEPLFDDKAAIRSREKRAIAKAALRLIRPSETIYLDGGSTVLELARLLRDRANVTVVTNSLRAAVELSGQGPRVILIGGELRRLSQTLVGPLTQPLLAHLRVDRAFMGTIGLSIEEGLTTTDANEAFTKREAMRRAHEVVVLADSGKIGKTSFSNAGKIEDFDVLITDAGADPSFIKSLRAKGIRVMIAEED; this is translated from the coding sequence ATGATCAATTCGGGTCAGCGCGATTTGGCATGGGAACGGCACCAGCGGTTGCGTGCGTTCATCCGCCAGCGGGGGGCTGCGCGTGTCGAAGAAATCGTCCGTGCGCTGGGGATTTCGCCCGCTACGGCGCGGAGGGACCTCGAAACATTGGAAGCGGCCGGACATATCCGGCGGGTCCACGGCGGTGCGGTGAGTGCGGAGCTCCCGGTGGACGAGCCTCTCTTTGATGACAAGGCGGCCATTCGCTCGCGGGAAAAGAGGGCTATCGCGAAAGCTGCCCTTCGCCTGATCCGGCCAAGTGAGACGATTTACCTCGACGGCGGCAGCACGGTGCTCGAGTTGGCGCGCCTGCTACGCGACCGCGCGAACGTGACCGTGGTCACCAATTCACTGCGCGCGGCCGTCGAGCTGTCGGGCCAGGGTCCGCGCGTGATCCTCATCGGCGGTGAGTTGCGTCGGCTGAGCCAGACACTCGTGGGTCCGCTCACGCAACCGCTCCTTGCCCATCTACGGGTGGATCGAGCCTTCATGGGCACGATCGGCCTGTCGATTGAAGAGGGCCTCACGACCACCGACGCCAACGAGGCGTTCACAAAGCGAGAGGCGATGCGCCGCGCTCACGAGGTGGTCGTGCTGGCTGACAGCGGGAAAATCGGAAAGACGTCATTTTCAAATGCGGGAAAAATTGAAGATTTCGACGTGTTGATCACCGACGCCGGTGCGGACCCGTCGTTTATAAAATCGCTGCGTGCAAAAGGTATTCGCGTTATGATCGCCGAGGAGGATTGA
- a CDS encoding LysM peptidoglycan-binding domain-containing protein has translation MSRAIPLLVQATAATLALSLTSGCLVTDGAGQPSATELALQQDLMALQEENRRLKGQLEGMELEIDRLARAVDALRAAPAGPSTADIQALQQRMGALEAQLRNIDAARERDRKEIIDTLTARISQLLASQTATRPRTASAPTPSAVRRGGAQEGYEHVVEAGQSLSAIAAAYGVSVREIVEANNLSNPNSLRVGQKLFIPAKP, from the coding sequence ATGTCCCGAGCAATCCCTCTTCTCGTGCAGGCAACGGCCGCCACGCTGGCGCTTTCGCTTACGTCAGGTTGCTTGGTGACCGATGGCGCCGGTCAGCCCTCGGCGACGGAGCTCGCCCTGCAGCAGGATCTGATGGCCCTCCAGGAAGAGAACCGACGACTCAAGGGACAGTTGGAGGGCATGGAATTGGAGATCGATCGGCTGGCCCGGGCCGTGGACGCACTGCGCGCGGCGCCGGCGGGCCCCTCCACGGCCGATATTCAGGCCCTTCAACAGCGAATGGGCGCACTCGAGGCGCAGTTACGCAACATCGACGCCGCCCGAGAGCGAGACCGCAAGGAGATTATCGACACACTCACGGCCCGCATCAGCCAACTCCTCGCCTCTCAAACGGCAACACGGCCCCGTACCGCATCCGCGCCCACCCCCTCTGCTGTGCGACGCGGCGGCGCGCAGGAGGGCTATGAGCATGTGGTCGAGGCGGGCCAGTCCCTTTCGGCCATCGCGGCGGCCTATGGCGTGTCTGTCCGCGAGATCGTCGAGGCGAACAACCTTTCGAATCCGAATTCGCTTCGCGTCGGCCAAAAGCTTTTTATCCCCGCCAAGCCTTAG
- a CDS encoding amidohydrolase family protein, with the protein MASTILIKNALILTSADAEPIERGSVLVRQGRIARVGRFIARADMTIDAEGGLLMPGLIQGHIHLCQTLFRGLGEDMALLPWLRNVIWPLEAVHDEESIYLSALLSCAELIKSGTTAFLSIETVRHTRHVLRAVHEAGMAGVIGHCLMDETGGYDPLAVDIEDALADLDVLRDEWEGHPRIRLAVAPRFALSCSARNMRLAAEYARENGLRLHTHSSEQIEEVELVRTRTGLPNIEYLHSVGLTGPDVGLAHCVHTEPHERDILRETGTSVLHCPSANLKLGSGIAPIPEYLQMGINVALGADGAPCNNRLDPFLEMREAGLLQKIRLGPAALPAREIVRMATEGGARALGWQDEMGTLEVGKRANLILVDPAGVSALPSADPLTNLVYSHAASDVRMTMVDGRILYEDGELTTIDEERLRDAVLRARARLMRKAGLQPPD; encoded by the coding sequence ATGGCATCCACCATCCTGATCAAAAATGCGCTGATTTTGACATCAGCCGACGCTGAACCGATCGAACGCGGCTCCGTGCTCGTCAGGCAGGGTCGCATCGCCAGGGTCGGTCGGTTCATCGCCCGGGCCGACATGACGATCGATGCCGAGGGGGGACTGCTGATGCCCGGGTTAATCCAAGGCCACATCCACTTGTGCCAGACGCTGTTTCGCGGCCTCGGAGAGGATATGGCCCTTCTGCCCTGGTTGCGGAACGTGATCTGGCCGCTCGAGGCGGTGCACGACGAGGAGTCGATCTACCTCTCCGCCTTGCTGAGCTGCGCCGAGCTGATCAAAAGCGGAACGACAGCCTTCCTCTCGATCGAGACCGTCCGCCATACGCGACACGTGCTCCGAGCCGTTCATGAAGCGGGGATGGCCGGGGTCATCGGCCACTGTTTGATGGACGAAACCGGCGGATACGACCCACTTGCGGTGGACATCGAGGATGCCCTCGCCGACCTCGACGTCCTCCGTGACGAGTGGGAGGGGCACCCGCGGATCCGGCTGGCGGTGGCGCCGCGCTTTGCGCTGAGCTGCTCCGCGCGAAACATGCGCCTGGCCGCGGAGTATGCTCGCGAGAACGGGCTACGGCTGCACACCCACTCTTCGGAGCAAATCGAGGAGGTCGAACTGGTGCGGACGCGCACGGGGCTGCCGAACATCGAATACCTGCATTCAGTGGGCCTGACCGGCCCGGATGTCGGACTCGCCCATTGCGTCCACACCGAGCCGCACGAGCGGGACATCCTTCGCGAAACCGGGACCAGCGTATTGCATTGCCCCTCCGCGAACCTGAAACTCGGTTCAGGAATCGCGCCGATTCCGGAGTATCTCCAGATGGGCATCAACGTCGCGCTCGGAGCCGACGGCGCGCCCTGCAACAATCGGCTCGACCCATTTCTTGAAATGCGCGAGGCGGGACTCCTCCAGAAGATCCGCCTCGGTCCGGCCGCGCTGCCCGCGCGAGAGATCGTGCGGATGGCCACGGAGGGCGGTGCCCGTGCCCTGGGGTGGCAGGATGAAATGGGTACCCTCGAGGTGGGAAAACGCGCGAATCTGATCCTCGTCGACCCAGCCGGTGTCTCGGCCTTGCCCTCGGCGGATCCGCTGACCAATCTCGTGTATTCTCACGCTGCATCCGACGTGCGGATGACCATGGTCGACGGCCGGATTTTGTATGAGGATGGCGAGCTGACGACGATTGACGAGGAACGGCTTCGCGACGCCGTTCTCCGCGCCCGGGCCCGGCTGATGAGGAAAGCGGGGCTCCAACCGCCGGACTGA
- the lexA gene encoding transcriptional repressor LexA: protein MNLNAKIQQLRLFLHRERRMPTYREMLTLFGYRSTNSVAGLVRKLVEGGFILQDSQGHMAPTRKLTGVVKLLGTVQAGFPSPAEEELVDVLSLDEYLIRRPEATYLLTVTGDSMIDAGIHPGDIVLVEKGGTPRNGQIVVAQVDGEWTLKYYHKDRAGVRLDPANKKYSFIRPKHSLVIGGIVRGVVRRYD, encoded by the coding sequence ATGAATCTCAACGCAAAGATCCAACAACTGCGGCTGTTCCTCCATCGCGAACGCCGGATGCCGACCTACCGTGAGATGCTCACCCTGTTCGGGTACCGCTCCACTAACTCTGTTGCCGGGCTGGTCCGCAAACTCGTCGAAGGTGGGTTCATTCTGCAGGACAGCCAGGGACACATGGCGCCGACGCGGAAACTCACTGGCGTCGTCAAACTTCTCGGCACTGTGCAGGCCGGCTTCCCCTCTCCGGCGGAAGAGGAACTAGTCGATGTTCTCAGCCTCGACGAGTACCTGATCCGACGGCCCGAGGCGACCTACCTGCTCACCGTGACCGGTGACTCGATGATCGATGCCGGCATTCACCCGGGCGACATTGTCCTCGTTGAAAAAGGGGGAACGCCCCGGAACGGCCAGATTGTCGTGGCGCAGGTGGACGGCGAGTGGACCTTGAAATATTACCACAAAGACCGCGCCGGGGTGCGGTTGGATCCGGCGAACAAAAAATACTCGTTTATCCGGCCCAAACACTCCCTCGTAATCGGTGGCATCGTCCGAGGGGTCGTGCGCCGATACGATTGA
- a CDS encoding thrombospondin type 3 repeat-containing protein, whose protein sequence is MNRSVLFGLGFLAMSSLDSSAQYSHRSTVHDGFGDRSTGGPYTHWSSGAQPGGIRISWAGATANFAGYLQTFAMQPGKDTDGDGLPDEVDLDNDNDGLADVTELEGTGFSPNTVTDHNNSDSDGDGMSDGVESLSGSNPNNSNLYLRIVQIAEGGGGRQVFWQARGNHERKYVVKARTNLLLSAHEVIFSNTVGGGVAPWYEVTNSVTDATAVPAEFYHVEVVP, encoded by the coding sequence TCGTCGGCCCAATACTCCCATCGCAGCACAGTGCATGACGGGTTCGGGGATCGCTCGACCGGCGGGCCCTACACCCATTGGAGCTCGGGCGCGCAGCCAGGCGGGATTCGGATTTCCTGGGCGGGCGCGACGGCGAACTTTGCGGGCTATTTGCAGACCTTTGCAATGCAACCGGGAAAAGACACTGATGGCGACGGGTTGCCGGATGAGGTTGATCTGGATAACGACAACGACGGGCTGGCGGATGTGACGGAACTGGAAGGCACCGGTTTTTCGCCGAACACGGTGACGGACCATAACAATTCGGACAGCGATGGGGATGGGATGAGCGATGGGGTCGAATCGCTGAGTGGGAGCAATCCGAATAATTCGAATTTGTATTTGCGGATTGTTCAGATTGCGGAGGGGGGCGGCGGTCGGCAGGTGTTTTGGCAGGCGCGAGGGAACCATGAGAGGAAGTATGTGGTGAAGGCGCGGACGAACCTGCTGTTGTCGGCTCATGAGGTGATCTTCAGCAACACGGTGGGGGGTGGGGTGGCGCCGTGGTATGAGGTGACGAACAGCGTGACGGATGCGACGGCGGTGCCTGCGGAGTTTTACCACGTCGAGGTGGTGCCCTAG